In Candidatus Neptunochlamydia vexilliferae, one DNA window encodes the following:
- a CDS encoding type II toxin-antitoxin system HicB family antitoxin: MATKKKSLSYYLNLNWSYTVEQETYNRKTYYIIRVNELPGICTDADTIEEGMKLIKEAIKGAIKLYLKQGDPIPEPVDKKKFKGNISYRTTAERHYLLSKIAVQEHKSLSKTLDLIVDKGIEEFGLSTNAR; the protein is encoded by the coding sequence ATGGCTACTAAGAAAAAGAGTCTTAGCTACTATCTTAATCTAAACTGGAGTTATACGGTCGAGCAGGAGACTTATAATAGGAAGACCTATTATATTATCCGAGTCAATGAACTCCCAGGTATTTGCACCGATGCTGATACTATTGAAGAAGGGATGAAGCTTATCAAGGAAGCTATTAAAGGAGCTATTAAGCTCTATTTAAAGCAAGGCGACCCTATTCCAGAACCCGTTGACAAAAAGAAGTTCAAAGGAAACATTTCCTATAGGACAACCGCTGAAAGACACTACTTATTAAGCAAAATTGCTGTTCAAGAACATAAGTCTTTAAGCAAAACTTTAGACCTAATTGTTGACAAAGGAATCGAAGAATTCGGCTTATCCACTAACGCCCGTTAG
- the xerD gene encoding site-specific tyrosine recombinase XerD yields MNWNTCIGDFLSFIGAEKGLSVNTIEAYERDIRRFTEEKDQEIKEETIVSHLSELKEKGYASSSVYRTLMALRVFFRFLKREGYVAKDPTALLDSPKMWQLIPEVLSSDEVERLLHAPDRECEEGARDKAILETLYATGIRVSELCGLSVHDVGDTEIRVRGKGGKERVVPIGEEALLAIDHYLANFRDDGGKECPLFLSKRGKRIGRTTVWERVKHYARVVGIEKEISPHTLRHSFATHLLDHGADLRVIQEMLGHADIGTTERYTHLSKKRLFDAFDTFHPRN; encoded by the coding sequence ATGAATTGGAACACATGTATCGGGGACTTTCTCTCTTTTATCGGAGCGGAAAAAGGGCTGTCGGTCAATACGATCGAGGCGTATGAGCGGGACATCCGCCGCTTCACAGAGGAAAAAGATCAAGAGATCAAAGAGGAGACAATCGTCTCTCATCTATCGGAACTTAAGGAAAAGGGATATGCAAGTAGTTCGGTTTACCGGACGTTGATGGCTCTAAGGGTCTTCTTCCGCTTTTTGAAGCGGGAGGGGTATGTCGCAAAGGATCCCACAGCCCTTTTAGACTCTCCTAAGATGTGGCAGCTGATTCCGGAAGTTCTTTCTAGCGATGAGGTGGAACGCCTCCTTCACGCGCCCGATAGGGAATGTGAAGAGGGAGCCCGCGACAAGGCGATTTTGGAAACCCTTTATGCAACGGGGATCCGGGTGAGTGAGCTTTGTGGACTCAGTGTTCATGATGTGGGAGATACCGAGATTCGTGTGCGGGGAAAAGGGGGGAAAGAGCGGGTAGTGCCCATTGGGGAAGAGGCCCTTTTAGCGATCGATCACTATCTGGCAAACTTTCGAGATGATGGGGGAAAAGAGTGCCCTCTCTTTCTCTCAAAGCGGGGAAAGCGGATTGGGCGGACAACGGTGTGGGAGCGGGTGAAACACTATGCCCGCGTTGTGGGGATCGAAAAGGAGATTTCTCCCCATACCCTCCGCCACTCGTTTGCGACTCACCTTCTTGATCATGGGGCCGACCTCCGGGTGATCCAAGAGATGCTCGGCCATGCCGATATTGGAACAACCGAGCGGTACACCCACCTTTCTAAAAAGCGGCTCTTCGACGCTTTTGATACGTTTCATCCTCGCAACTAG
- a CDS encoding type IV toxin-antitoxin system AbiEi family antitoxin domain-containing protein, with the protein MRDILDTIETPYVDCQTLLAHLSSYKNPRDWIARMVRKGELLRLKNGFFIITSRFRRGKVDYPYEQIGNLLYGPSYISLEWALSFYGFIPERVSVVTSVTIGNNKEFTTPIGTFTYRHLSKSRYTVGIDRKEIEGQLGGFLMATPEKALADWVFMTCDEMNEDELLEDLLVGKRIEKENLQSLKKEALEEIAKQYKSETIKKLSNIIRKL; encoded by the coding sequence ATGAGAGACATACTTGATACCATAGAAACTCCTTACGTAGACTGCCAAACTCTACTTGCTCATCTTTCTAGCTATAAAAATCCTCGGGACTGGATTGCTCGCATGGTCCGAAAAGGGGAGTTACTCCGTTTAAAAAATGGTTTTTTTATTATCACATCTCGATTCCGTAGAGGAAAAGTAGATTATCCCTATGAACAAATAGGAAATCTCCTTTATGGCCCTTCCTATATCAGCTTAGAGTGGGCTCTTTCTTTTTATGGTTTTATTCCTGAGCGTGTATCTGTTGTAACCAGTGTAACAATAGGAAATAACAAAGAATTTACAACACCAATAGGCACCTTCACATACCGCCACTTAAGTAAATCTCGATACACTGTAGGAATTGACCGCAAAGAAATCGAGGGTCAATTAGGAGGGTTTTTAATGGCTACTCCTGAAAAGGCCTTGGCAGACTGGGTGTTTATGACATGTGATGAAATGAATGAAGATGAACTCTTAGAAGATTTACTGGTAGGGAAAAGAATTGAAAAAGAAAACTTGCAATCTCTTAAAAAAGAGGCATTAGAAGAAATAGCAAAACAATACAAATCAGAAACGATAAAAAAGTTATCCAATATCATAAGGAAGTTATGA